One segment of Sulfobacillus thermosulfidooxidans DSM 9293 DNA contains the following:
- a CDS encoding cytochrome P450, which yields MAMDEAMMQLSGKWFHALGISQAQFAANPYPVYRHWQQTSPIKELAPGQWMILNYHDVRTILMDDRFIKRTPVPRTPPPKFHTLPVLSPSMLVTNPPDHTRLRSLVNRAFQPKHLERLRPYIAELAGELLDSFVNNGGGNLVEDYAFPLPALVIAELLGVPAKDRSLFRSLSQKIALMIDPTQEPAIRQQGQEARWELLDYFHHLAQHKKQNPGDDLLSALLQVQGQEGTLSAGELLTMSLLLLVAGHETTTNLISLGTYRLLMTPSALDELRLNPALWTSAVEECLRFESPVQLDGRMAQQDVRMGDQIIPEGASVTLVLAQANRDPVVFSNPDTFDIHRHPNMHLAFGRGIHMCLGASLARMEATIAFSQLFRYTLELHGDPVFNPNVLLRGLKSLPLIVKGAQ from the coding sequence ATGGCCATGGATGAAGCAATGATGCAATTAAGCGGAAAATGGTTTCATGCCTTAGGAATATCTCAAGCACAATTTGCCGCCAATCCCTACCCCGTTTACCGTCATTGGCAACAGACCTCTCCCATCAAAGAATTAGCGCCGGGCCAGTGGATGATCTTAAATTACCATGATGTGCGCACTATTCTTATGGACGACCGTTTTATCAAACGGACTCCGGTGCCAAGGACTCCACCACCTAAGTTCCACACTTTGCCTGTCCTCTCGCCGAGCATGCTGGTCACCAATCCTCCGGACCATACGCGCCTGCGCTCTTTGGTAAATCGCGCATTTCAGCCCAAACATTTAGAACGTTTGCGCCCGTATATTGCTGAACTTGCTGGCGAGTTGTTAGACAGCTTCGTTAACAATGGCGGCGGCAATCTCGTTGAAGACTACGCTTTTCCCTTACCTGCTCTTGTGATTGCCGAGTTATTAGGTGTACCGGCTAAAGACCGTAGTCTCTTTCGATCCTTGTCACAGAAAATCGCCTTGATGATCGACCCCACACAAGAACCCGCCATCCGTCAGCAAGGACAAGAAGCGCGCTGGGAACTCCTCGATTATTTTCATCATTTAGCTCAACACAAGAAACAAAATCCTGGGGATGACCTCTTAAGCGCTCTTCTCCAAGTCCAAGGGCAAGAAGGCACCTTAAGTGCAGGAGAACTTTTAACCATGTCCTTATTATTGTTAGTGGCTGGACATGAAACCACGACCAACCTCATTAGTCTCGGCACCTATCGGCTGCTCATGACACCTTCTGCCCTGGATGAACTCCGTCTTAACCCCGCATTGTGGACGAGCGCCGTCGAAGAGTGTTTGCGCTTTGAGTCTCCAGTGCAATTGGATGGGCGTATGGCTCAACAAGACGTTCGTATGGGTGACCAAATCATTCCGGAAGGGGCATCGGTAACTTTGGTCTTGGCGCAAGCCAATCGGGATCCGGTGGTTTTTTCTAATCCGGATACCTTTGACATCCACCGCCATCCCAATATGCACCTAGCTTTTGGTCGTGGCATTCATATGTGCCTTGGGGCTTCCTTGGCACGGATGGAAGCGACCATAGCTTTTTCTCAGCTATTCCGTTATACCCTGGAGCTGCATGGCGACCCGGTTTTTAATCCCAATGTTCTTTTACGCGGTTTGAAATCGTTACCTCTCATTGTCAAAGGAGCCCAATAG